Genomic segment of Arctopsyche grandis isolate Sample6627 chromosome 3, ASM5162203v2, whole genome shotgun sequence:
ctcaagcagagcccattgactccgattcaagtggggccggtgaaacaccagacgacgaacccagggtgacggggcccgtgagaaaccgtgaaaaccgagaaagactgagttcacgatgctacaattgtAGTGGACGTGGTCACttagcagccgactgtaggtttaagacgagaggaactcgttgtttcaattgtaacgagtttgggcacatatcagctcaatgtaacagcaccaaaacaaagactgtcttgacaatacaagaagaaataagagaaccagtcagtattccaatacaagaagaaataagagaaccagtcagtattccaacacaagaggacgaggcgaacatggccgatggagatgtaaacatggccgatgtaagtgtgaacagtgatggtttgcacagaaaaagacctttgcagcaacgggcttcacgagagatgtctgctcaaagaaaactcattgtttccaatgatgaagaggacgatgcgaacatggctgatggaggtgtgaacctggctgatggaagtatggacggtgatggtttgcaaagaggaagactttgggactacggagacataccgtcttcaaatacagatcaaccacccgatgatcaatttagaaaaggatctaaggattatagtcatttgaagaattctgaagatgagaataaagaaaaggaaaaacataaagacaaagagaaagatatggctaaatcacaagaaggattaagggacccagtcaaaatttcaacaccaaaagacactgtattcactttcaagctcggtcgtagtcggattgatgttaattcaatggaaaagaaaatagaaccatggattgagaaaagacttactggatgtatcagtgagctagaaccaatatgtgttgacttcatttatggtaaattactagcagaatatctgtggggtgacggcagattcctcggacagtcacagagaatcgccgagggcattggatagaatttaagttgcaccgatggaagtgaagtgtgcgtttgtgaattagagaataagtgaaatacctggagggtttttagttaagccttacttgtaatttgatgattgaaaagtgtaatgttttattgcttattctagtatttttgggaagtgctttgtatattgaatcatgttttaatttggttacatgcttagaagaatataagataactgtattgaaatgtaattctagtaatgttttaaaatgtgattgtttccgatgtaaagatttaacttttgtcattgtaaaggtattgattttaatgttttattgctaattctagtaatgtttagaaatgtgattgtttccgatgtaaagatttaacctgtcatagtaaaggtattgattttaatgttttattgctaattctagtaatgttttaaaatgtgattgtttccgatgtaaagatttaacctgtcatagtaaaggtattgattttaatgttttattgctaattctagtaatgttttgaaatgtgattgtttccgatgtaaagatttaacttttgtcattgtaaaggtattgattttaatgttttgtattgcttgtaataactttaaattgtaattgtgatacctttctgttttgtattgcttgacataattttaaattgtaattgtgatgattta
This window contains:
- the LOC143909399 gene encoding uncharacterized protein LOC143909399; translated protein: MTRMRKPVTSVTSRQRTRHTTMMISKTIAPMSASVLRRLTVVEMQRFADLDEDDDDDDEEEEEDEVPYFDRDKFETYAPRFKGIGGVPISQWIEHMEEFAKFFHWTPLEQLVYGRVYCVGTARMFLDSEGIIRSWTILKQKLIEEFQWDDEELVFEEREMLAQAEPIDSDSSGAGETPDDEPRVTGPVRNRENRERLSSRCYNCSGRGHLAADCRFKTRGTRCFNCNEFGHISAQCNSTKTKTVLTIQEEIREPVSIPIQEEIREPVSIPTQEDEANMADGDVNMADVSVNSDGLHRKRPLQQRASREMSAQRKLIVSNDEEDDANMADGGVNLADGSMDGDGLQRGRLWDYGDIPSSNTDQPPDDQFRKGSKDYSHLKNSEDENKEKEKHKDKEKDMAKSQEGLRDPVKISTPKDTVFTFKLGRSRIDVNSMEKKIEPWIEKRLTGCISELEPICVDFIYGKLLAEYLWGDGRFLGQSQRIAEGIG